The genomic window CAAATCGGCGGAGAGGATTCTGCCTCCTTCCTCCATCTCTTCGTCGTTCCTCCCTTCATCCTTCCGCCAAATCCTGACCGATGAAGTGTCGGCGTGCCATATTCCGCGCAGACGACGACGGTGACGCCTCGCTAAGAGCTAAACGCTCTTTAAAGCTCCTTCACTTACACTTCAGACTCCTTTCCCCTTCTTCTCGCGAGCGCCATCTTTACGTGtcgcttttctctctctctctctcagtcTGCAGCGAGACTCGTGATACTTGGAAATTGTTCGGTAATAAAAGTTTGTATATACTTATACGTCACCGTCTAAGTGCCCTCTCGCAAAACCGGAAGTTAGTGGTCTTGAGAACGAGACAGTGCAAACAGAGGTTAGCGAGCTGGAAATgtagaaacgaaaaaaatatcacaccTCGAGATGGGGTGTAAACggagaaagcgagagagagagaaagtgacAGAGCTCAAAGCCTCGCCGTTTTGGGGGTCAGAAATACCCACGTGGGTGACGTATACGTTAACCTTGCCAATTAGCTGCGCCTGTTTAACCTTGGTTTATTGTCCCCCAATTTTAATCCGTCAAAGCTTTAACGAAGGGAATTTAATTAGCTTCTGCAGGAAAGTTTTGTATCTGTTTATATGCGTTAAACTACGGTTATATACAGGGTTGTTAGCGCTGTTCATCCCTCGAATACGTGAGCTAGCTGCGTAGAACGCGATAGCGAGTAAATATGGGATAATTAAAACGTATAATTAGTGCGATgcaaattgcaaaatatacAACCCCATTTGGTAGTTCGCTTAtctttgtatatgtatagaagcTCTCGTTTTTTGCCCTCTCGAAAACATTGACTCGTCTTAAATGAATCGAGAAAGTTATTCCATTGTTTTATTAGTAATTGCCGTTCTTTTTACGAACAACACGATCGATCTTTCAGCACtttgagtttgaaaatttgcttTCTCCGTTCGTTCTCGTTCTTCTGGAACAATTGAGTCCCTGCTGGCGGGTTTAGCTGAGTTACCTGAATTGAAAACGTAGCTACGTCCCACCGATAAACACGATCGAAAGCAGTAAACCGTCACTGAGGGCGTATTtcatttcgataaaattggAATTTCGTCAACGTACGTTCCCAGTTTTCAAGCAAACAGattcaaaatgaaaagaagtcaaatttgcaaaaaattctaTCGGCGTCGTCCCGCCGTTCCATTTATGCACCCGCCAGAATCCCCTTTGTAATTCCTACGAGCAGAATCTTGTTTTGTGCAAGAGTAATAAAAAGGATGTCTCCGCAGGCAAGGCAGGGGATGAGGCCGAGGATTATGAATATAACCCACGGGAGCGAAACGGCGCTTAAGCTTTTGCTATTCTTGTTATACCTACGTAGCTTGTGTGCAACTGCAGGATGCCCGCGGCATACACGCTGGGTCTATAATAACGGAGGTGGGAAAACTCGGGGGTTGTTATACCCGTCAGGCTGCAAACACGTCCGTAAATAAACCTTATAACGTAAATAAATATGGCGGCGGGACGCAGAAGCACGGGGAATTTTCCTAATCCTGTTTTTATTCCTGCAGGGATTATTCTCCAGGATCACCTTCAGGGAGCCCCTGTTTGTCGGCGGACCCGGAAACACAACAGGGCTCGAAAGACTTCCGGTTACCGTCGGGTTCAGGGGATGCGTACGACACTTGGAAGCCAACGAGCATCATTATCGGTTTCCTCTCGCCCCTCTCGGGGACGCCGCCAACGGATTCGACGTCGGTGAGTCCTTGCCCAACATCCCTTACCgtgcgaaaaatatttactgcCATTTTTCCTGAACACACAAGATTTCGGCGTGGGTGCCGGCCGATTGAGGAAATTCAATCGAGTTACGAAACCTTCGTAAACACAGGAGAATTATCATCGAGCTTGAGATTATCCTCCTTTCGGAATCATtttctgaagaaaaatttggacAATTGACGGAAAGGcggtagaaaatatattttcatctgattatcatttgatcaattttttcaacttctttcACGTAGCGACCGCGCGTCAAAAGGTATAAATTACCATTCCCTGATTTATGCCGGTAATGTAGGCTCCGAAACTGCCGATCTATATACTTGAAGCTGCTATCAGGGCAAATTTGGAACGATTTAGACTGATAATTCGATCAGTCTTATCCTGGAATTGAATCAAGGGCGAAGGTTCGGGGATAAAGAGGCTCCAAACATTCGAGCGAGCTTGCAGCGTGCGAGTCAAATGTGCTTTGTGTATAGAGAGCCAAAAAGGGTGAACGAAAGCTAAGCTTACGTCAAGGCACGTAAAAGAATAATCACATTATCGGTTACCACCGGCTTGTTTCGTACCGATCGGGAATCAGGGTGAAAAATCTGAGCTTTCAAGCTCACCTCCAAGAATACCGACACTTCTTTTTTTCGGGCGCAGCTTTCCGTAAGGGTATCGTATCGCATTGTGTCGCATCGGGTTTCGAGGAACGGCATACCTACGGCGATTGTGTCGCCCCGGATGAACGAGTGAAGAAAATAGGATCACGGATGCCCGTACAGAGGGAAAGGTGAGAGGACAGAGAGAAGGGGAGACGACGTTGAAAAAAGTTGCGAGGAAACTCGGGGAAACTTGGCAATCGCGGGAGACACAAaggatcgttcgaacgctcaGACCTCTAGATAttctgtgaaaataaattctgcTTTGCCGATATTTTTATCCTCACAACGGTTTCGGGGACAGTCGATAATACGCCGAGGTCTTAAATTTCTCTCATATTCAGTCGTACGCTTCCGGAGGTTTCATGCACTCTGTTCggttcaaaattttgtaaataacaaaaacaaaaaactttaGTAACGTGGCGTGAGTGAAAAGTATGTTACAAGAAATTGTATGTGGGCGCATCGCTGGAGTGCCTACGTCTGAACGATTTCTTGGGGTGACATCAACACCTTTAACAAGGAGCACCCTAATGTAGCATGTATTCCACGTTTTTGTCAGGTCCATGAAGCCAGAAATTCAGCGGTTGTAAAAAAGCAGAGAATTTATTGTTTCTGGTGAGGTAGAACCGCGGGTGAGAAAGCGGGAGGTTTTTGCTTCTCACTCgcgaataaatatatgcacGTTACTTTTGGTTGGCGTTGGTTGGGGTGATGCCACGTGAGTGTAATTAGGAATAATGATAATTCGGGCAATTAGACGTTTTTGTTTCGTAATTACAATGTGGGCTCGAGTGAAACAGAGCCGGTGGTATAATAAATTGCAACTTTGCTAATGAACTTTTGGCCGGAAGAGACAGCTGCAGCTGTAACAAGTGGAATAACGGTAACAACTGTGGGGGTAATAACTGTGCGTGGCACCTGCTTAGCGGAGAACTATAACTTGAACTTGCCAGTGATTTTACCGTGGAATTGATATGTACGCccgtttgaaaagaaaaaaaaaaaaaaaaaacgaagattCAAAATGAGTAATAGTGTACGAAAGAGTTGAAACTAGGTGGGTGGTATTCGTGTTTGTATTGAATTTTCCGAGGCCACTGTGGATTCTGAGCCATCATTGaactgaaatagaaaattgctATACCCTCAAGCTGTAGACTCTGATTTATTTGTCTTTGGAAACATAGTGCGACTCGATACCCGTAAAACTCAAGGCATACTCGGCGAGCTGATGAAACTGGCTGCGAGGGAAAGAAAAAGTCTATTCCCCGGTGAACCATCTGaggaacgaattttttttacaaaagcCTCCCGCTGCAAGTGTTGTTGagttttattactttttttttccttttcaattattttggaACTGTTTGTATGCATTTCGATAACACAGGTCtgtaaaaaatacttttttcagCTGCATGGGATGGTTTTGGTAGATATTATGTTTTCGAGAGTGCTGAATCCAGAAATGACTTCCATTTCTCTACATCATGTACAGTATTCTTGAAAAACACGAGGTGTCGGCATAAAAACGAAGAATAATcaccattttattacaatgaattaaacaacatttcttataaaataaacatacAATTTCTGTATGAAATGCATTTAAAATTCCGTGATCATTCTTTTCGCCTACGAAgccttctcttcttctctttgataCATCTCCGAACACGCttccgctttccattttctgtttcCCTGTTTGCATTTATTCCTGACTGTCGCTCTAATTATAGGTAGGTATTAAACGGTagtaagaaatcacttttCCATAGGATTGTTAGAATCAGGAATAGGATACCAGATTTTGAATTAACCCGGAGTTTCACTCCAAATGAAATTACAAACACGAGTACGAGAAAAAACCCGACGTAATGGAACTATTTGAGTACTTTTCCCACTTTCAGTGAGTGAAAATCTATAagaaatagtataaaaaaccTCTACAATTTTTAGGTTGCAGACCTGTGTTATACCTGTATACGTTAGATTCGGCGAGTTTTGCAGAAAGGCTGAACGAAGCCGTGCGTATCGATTGATATTGGAAAATCGGGGTATCGAATCACCGCATGCAGCATTTTCGGAATGCCCAAGGGCATTTCGCGCCCCTCCAGGTCACCTCTGGAGTGACATTCGATTGGCCGAACGGTAACCACGGCCGCGCCAAAAGCTTGcgtgcaatattttttccaagGTTAGGTTTcaaggtgtgtgtgtgtggataTCCTTGACAGCCTTCACTCCCGCCGGCTGATCCGTACAGCGTACGCAATTGTCCTTTCCCTCTCGGAGTGATAATAAGCAGCCGTCCGAGGCTCGAAATCGGAAACCCCGGGCATCCCTCGAGCCTCTTTACCCGATTGATATCATCAGCCACGATGCAGAATAAGAGTTCGACCCTTTCGCGACCTTCAGCTTCCGGGAAAATTTCAACCCTTAGAGTCCAAATTAAAGTCCTGCACGTCCGAAGATATATGTACTCTTTTTCGATCTAACTTCCCTGCGAAGCTCCATTTCCTGTTACACAACGGCGTCTTTGATCGAATTTAGAATTTCcgatacgtataataattattttgtagAGTATCTCCCAGATTCGAGGAACAGCTTTTGCAACAGATgtagggtaaaaaaatttaatgcagATTTTACATCTGTTGTGCGGTGAATATATGGACGGTACTTTTATGAAGTCAAATCTACATCAATTGTTGTAGATCTGTCTTAGCATATCGTAACTTGTACTATTGGCTTTGCAACTCTTATTATCGGATTTGTAAATCTTGCCACAATTGCCGCATACAGTTTTAgctccaaaaaaaaagtgccgTGTCCATATATTCATCACACCGGATGTAaaatctacaatatttttcttcccgcGTGCTTTCCtgaaaaaacatttctacCCACTCCCAGGATCGTATAATGTCCCGAATACATTCGCCGGAATCTGGAACGCAGTGTAGACAGGGTGACGCGTGTATACGAGGTCGAATCGTTTATTCCGCGGTGAAAAACGTAGCATCCCTCGAACCCGCGGAGTTCGCTTTCATCGATACTTCACTTTGTCACCGTAGCAGCTGGGCGAATGGGgcgagaggggggggggggagggggtcgTTTTGTCCGACGTACAGTGACGTCCCTCCTCGTCGACGTAACCGCGCCTCACCTCCATCCACCTGCCGTCCTCTTCATTATACCCTCGTTATTACCGCCGCGGTTCTAATATCGATTCGAGCTCCTCGTCGTCGCCATATTCCCACCCTTTGGCccttcctccccctccccccccccccacactTTTCTCGACGCCCCGCAAAGCTCACGGATATCGATGATTATCTCTCCAGAGGAATGCACGGCCGACAGATGCAGCAAGGTGCCCTGCTCCCACGGAGGGAAATGTCTGACGACCGGAGGTGACACTGCCGTGTGTCTCTGCCCCCTCGGGTACACCGGCGACCTTTGCGAGACCAGAGTCGACCTCCAGGTGAGTAGCGGTACCTGCCTAACCTCCGATATACGTTGCTCCTTGCCGGATGGCGGAAGGACTCGACGCTAACAGGGCCTTCCGAATTTAAGGTGCCCTCGTTCAACGGATCGTCCTATCTGAGGTACCCGGGACTTGGCGATTCTTCCCTATCATGGCTCGAGCTTGGCGTAACTCTGAAGCCAACCGCACCCGACGGCGTCATCCTCTACAACGGGCATCACAGCGACGCTACCGGGGATTTCGTCGCGCTCTACTTGGCCGCGGGACACCTTCAGTTCACCTTTGACCTTGGAACGGGCCCCGCGACCCTCAGGTGAGTCCCAGCTCCGCAGCACCGCAGCTCCGGCTCGGGTATCCAGATCGCGGCGATCACTGGCGCTTCGTTCTTTCAGGAGTGAGAATCCCGTTCGTCTCGGCGAGTGGCTCGAGGTCCGTGTATCCAGGACCGGACGCCTCGCCTCCCTCGAGGTCGACGACGAACCACCGCGAGAGATCATGGCGCCGGGAGCCTTCACCCAGCTCTCTTTGCCTCTCAGTTTGTATCTCGGAGGTGCTCCAGCGACCGACGTCTACTCACCGAAGTTGAAAACAACCGCAAGCTTCGTCGGGTGCATCCAGTCCGTTACCCTCAATCGGAGGGAGGTGAGTAGTTGCTGGACGAGACGTGGTTCCCTGTCTGAAAAACGGCGAGATGCCTACGATTTACATTCTTTTAACCTTCTCAGTCATAAAAACCACTGTACGGcactcttttttcttttattttatttttttgtaatttttttatatcccaTGCAAAACCCCCtttgttttttacattttcaggTAACAAACATACTTAGACTTTGAAATGATTAGGATATTTGATGATAAATGTATACCAAAAAAAGCTTGGAATTCATTGGTTGACAAACGGAGATCTCAGAATCCTCATTAGATTCAAAAAATCAATGCAGAGGGGTAGTTTTTCCCCTCCTTGATGGTGAATATGGACAGTATCGGGGGTTGCACCTATTCTCGGCCTAAGATCgtaatttctcaaaataaatattcatgtaAATCATATTCATTCAAGAACACTATTTAAAACAATATTGATAATTCACCCCGCTTTCACCCTATTTTAGgggttgtttttattttcactaaaTTTTTGAAGCGAGATTTGCATTCAgcgtagaaaaataaataaggtaCGTGTAATTGCATTcccgtgtgaaaaaaatcagatttcCGTGACCGTAAGGGCGAATCTCCTAGAGAGGTTTCCCGATAATCAAGCCAGTAATAAAAATCCAGCTATCGCCACATTTCAACATATTACAGATTTTCACATCTAATGGGCGTTTAGATGAATGGACAGAATTTTCTCCAACCATATTTCGAGGTTAAatccaaaaatttcaacgattttgtTCTGAAACGATGCGGTTTTTGCCGGTTTAGGATTTGTCAGATTTTGTACCAAATCGGATTATCTGTTTTTGAgttatttgtgaaaatttacacgtcTGGATCCGACAATAACTCTAAAACGGATTGATCGATTCAATCGAAATCTGGTCCATTCGTTTGGCTCCattcaattcaaaattaatcacaTCTTGAGCAAAATCCGCATAGCCATCttcgcttttttttctctcacgaAAACGGTATTTCTTTTGCTAAAATTTGctatttctgaaaataaagGAAATAGCCGGTGTTCCAAACTAATTAATATTCTCGAGCGAACTGACGCTCTTCCAAACGAGACCGTGTTTTGGTCTTGACTCAGGTTCGGGATTGTTTCAATTTGTGACTCCCCCGTGTAATCGCGAGTCAAGAGTACCTATCAGTTTAATATCAATGCTGCAGACTTGGATTTCATCCAAATCAGAAATCCTCGAACCACGCTACAAGTTTTTACCCAGAATGATCCTGATTCAGGTCGGTATCTTGGCCGAGGCTCTGGGTGGCGTGAATGTCGGTAATTGCGGGCACGCGTGCGAAGCTCGGCCCTGCGGCGACGCCGAGTGTCGTCCTCTGCGCGAAAGGTTCACCTGTCGCTGTCGGCCAGGAATGCCTCATCCTTGCCCCGAGCTCGACGTCTACGAGGCATCCCCGGGGACCCCGATTCCCGGACCCGATCCTGGGATCAGGGCCACGAAACCCAGTCACTACGAACGCGCCGTTCCCAGTTTTTCCGGTGCCAACAGCTACCTTCACTTCAGTGATGCTGACACGATGAAGAGGTGAGTGGATTTGCCAAATTGGCCATTCGAAATTCGGCTTTTCCTTATTCGCCGAGTTGACGGAAATCACCGAGCTCTGAAAGCGGTCGATTTATAACCCaaagacaaattttttagCAGAAAAGGATGCGTCCTTCACTATTTCCAAATCTGGTAAAACTTTTCGAAACTAATCACAATCTTTGGGTAATCAACTCGGAAGTATTGGAATCAGTTGTTAAGTCACGGGTTATTACGAGTGCAGTGGAACGTAAATTTTGACCCGATCATATCTGATTTGCTCACAGCAATTGATCGTGTTTTTGTGTTACACACTTCGAGCAGAATAATCAGCTTCAGGGTCGACATCAACATGAGATTCAGGGTGAGTAGCAGCAGCGGACTTCTTCTTTGGAGCGGACGGCAGCTCGACCCTCAGGAGACGATGGATGCCAACGGCGATTTCCTTGCCCTGGGACTAGATCAGGGCTACCTAACACTCACCTACAATCTCGGTTCCGGCGAAGCCTCGCTAAGGTACAATCTGACGAGACTCGACGACGATCTTTGGCATCGGGTCAGAGCCGTCAGGTGAGTGACCAAATTAAGCCAGCGTTTCAGTCTGCGTACGGTTTTGCATATCGGGATGAAAAATTCGGAACTGCCTAAGGGGAGGGGGGTACAGCTTGGACGGTGTAAAATCGTACCTATTTtgaggagtttttttttcatagaaaatgaaaacacctggagaaatttttatagttGTAATGTGTATTCATGTAAATTCTCAGGATTTTAGCCAGGCAAAAGTCGGGCTTACTTCAAATCCAATAATCTTGAACTTTCGCTTTATGCGGACCGTTAATTGAGTTTCAGGATTTTCACGCGATTGTCGGTGTATATCCGCGCATGCTTCTATGCACCCTTCGTTATGAATTCAGCACTTTGATTCAGATCTGGGATCAGCGGGAAAACCCGAGTCCCTTAAATCCCTTGCGTACACAAAGACCGACGTCTAATCTGAAGCTTCCTCCGAAACCAACGTAGTGTTCCAGTCTCAATTGTCAGTCTACTATTGAAATCAGGACAGAGAAATCGGTTCAAAAACGGAAATTTCAACCACACCCTCGGTTATTCGAATCGTGATTTTGTCTCATTTGTAACGTATCAACATCCCGTTTTTGGTCCTGCGGTTCCTCGTTgcttatatacgtatgtatgagTCACGAACATTAGCACATCAACAAATCACTCATGCTGGACACAAAGAAATGTTTATCTGCTTTAAAGGGATGCCATTCAATTCAACGGGAAA from Neodiprion lecontei isolate iyNeoLeco1 chromosome 1, iyNeoLeco1.1, whole genome shotgun sequence includes these protein-coding regions:
- the LOC107224901 gene encoding pikachurin, coding for MARHLCWFFVIIGHLALELCAQNPVEDKVTFEAAFQGRCGHGSPCEQLCYELHDGMYECDCRDGYILHKNGYSCAELNSTSPSMGDLGEFIEDAESDELSPDPEDEDAVEDILYMRGASFVIHLDPGPEVGSSSPPISPNDSSPDAREDTNEIPNHIIDPSPTSQGQTLEQKSTPTTEAVVSTDPACTLECGPGGNCYVEPRRADDGSQVSQAGLEATAAAATRLTEASFAQRCQCPLGRGGDRCQDESEVRSPRFTGSGWLAFPALRAAYKHVQLELEFRPEAWDGVLLLAGERDDLQGDFMALILHHGFVEFRFDCGSGVGIARTSETVKLNEWNTLAVYRHRWDAWIQLNGGRRVQGRSKGLFSRITFREPLFVGGPGNTTGLERLPVTVGFRGCVRHLEANEHHYRFPLAPLGDAANGFDVEECTADRCSKVPCSHGGKCLTTGGDTAVCLCPLGYTGDLCETRVDLQVPSFNGSSYLRYPGLGDSSLSWLELGVTLKPTAPDGVILYNGHHSDATGDFVALYLAAGHLQFTFDLGTGPATLRSENPVRLGEWLEVRVSRTGRLASLEVDDEPPREIMAPGAFTQLSLPLSLYLGGAPATDVYSPKLKTTASFVGCIQSVTLNRREVGILAEALGGVNVGNCGHACEARPCGDAECRPLRERFTCRCRPGMPHPCPELDVYEASPGTPIPGPDPGIRATKPSHYERAVPSFSGANSYLHFSDADTMKRIISFRVDINMRFRVSSSSGLLLWSGRQLDPQETMDANGDFLALGLDQGYLTLTYNLGSGEASLRYNLTRLDDDLWHRVRAVRNEQWASLVVDSGTGVSVSSPGQLRQLNTDTGLYVGGAPDVVRTTGGRYTRGIVGCVSDLVLDTDFSVALSSPGQATNTHSCIP